One genomic window of Pseudoxanthomonas sp. includes the following:
- the aroB gene encoding 3-dehydroquinate synthase yields MSPSMQTVHVGGDTPYDIRIGAGLIADGTALAQHVRGRHVLLVSDSHVAPLYADALEQALTTAKPEIKIARFVLPAGEESKTLENFGGAIDALAALGATRDACVFALGGGVVGDLAGFAAACWMRGVDVVQLPTTLLSMVDSSVGGKTAVDIPQGKNLVGAFHPPRAVFADTAALTTLPPREIRAGLAEVIKYGALGDPLFFEWLEAQHQPLLAGDAHALATAIARSCEAKAAIVARDPLEKGERALLNLGHTFGHAIETEQGYGGVGNANLNHGEAVAVGMVLAARLSARLGLSNTEDTGRLIALLSAYGLPTQIPAGLSPDALLGRMRLDKKNIAGRLRLVLWRGIGQAIVVPDVDEAQVLPVLAGMP; encoded by the coding sequence ATGAGCCCGTCCATGCAGACCGTCCACGTCGGCGGCGACACGCCTTACGACATCCGTATCGGCGCCGGCCTGATCGCCGATGGCACAGCACTCGCCCAGCATGTGCGTGGCCGCCATGTGCTGCTGGTCAGCGACTCGCATGTCGCACCGCTGTATGCCGATGCGCTGGAGCAGGCGCTGACCACAGCCAAGCCCGAGATCAAGATCGCGCGCTTCGTGCTGCCGGCCGGCGAGGAATCCAAGACACTGGAAAATTTCGGTGGTGCCATCGACGCCCTCGCCGCGCTGGGTGCGACCCGCGATGCCTGCGTGTTCGCGCTGGGCGGCGGCGTGGTCGGCGACCTGGCCGGCTTCGCCGCGGCCTGCTGGATGCGCGGCGTGGATGTAGTGCAGCTGCCGACCACGCTGCTGTCGATGGTGGATTCGTCGGTCGGCGGCAAGACCGCCGTGGACATCCCGCAGGGCAAGAACCTGGTCGGCGCGTTCCATCCGCCGCGTGCGGTGTTTGCCGACACCGCCGCGCTCACCACGCTGCCACCACGCGAGATCCGCGCCGGCCTGGCCGAGGTCATCAAGTACGGCGCACTCGGCGATCCGCTGTTCTTCGAGTGGCTCGAAGCGCAGCACCAGCCACTGCTGGCCGGTGACGCGCACGCGCTGGCGACCGCCATCGCCCGCAGCTGCGAAGCCAAGGCCGCCATCGTCGCCCGCGACCCGCTGGAAAAAGGCGAGCGCGCGCTGCTCAACCTGGGCCACACCTTCGGCCATGCCATCGAAACCGAACAGGGCTACGGCGGCGTGGGCAACGCCAACCTCAACCACGGCGAAGCTGTCGCCGTGGGCATGGTCCTGGCCGCACGCCTGTCGGCGCGGCTGGGCCTGAGCAACACCGAAGACACCGGGCGCCTCATCGCGCTGCTGTCCGCCTACGGCCTGCCCACGCAGATCCCCGCCGGCCTCTCACCCGATGCGCTGCTGGGCCGGATGCGCCTGGACAAGAAGAACATCGCTGGCCGCCTGCGCCTGGTGCTGTGGCGCGGGATCGGCCAGGCCATCGTGGTGCCCGACGTCGACGAAGCCCAGGTGCTGCCGGTCCTGGCCGGGATGCCGTAA
- a CDS encoding cupin domain-containing protein, with protein MSPPTPTVVRSRDFIGSRAWDALPVALIDGVGVRLHWTDQPYVWHVNDGQEVFAVLDGRVQMRWRQEGAERVALLEAGDVFHAPEGTEHVAHPQGTARVLVIEREGSA; from the coding sequence ATGAGTCCTCCGACGCCGACGGTGGTACGCAGCCGTGACTTCATCGGCTCGCGCGCCTGGGACGCGCTGCCGGTCGCGTTGATCGATGGCGTCGGCGTGCGCCTGCACTGGACCGACCAGCCCTACGTCTGGCACGTCAACGACGGGCAGGAAGTGTTCGCGGTGCTGGATGGCCGCGTGCAGATGCGCTGGCGCCAGGAGGGCGCCGAGCGTGTCGCGTTGCTCGAAGCAGGTGATGTCTTCCACGCACCGGAAGGCACCGAGCACGTCGCCCATCCGCAGGGCACAGCCCGTGTCCTGGTGATCGAACGCGAGGGCAGTGCCTGA
- a CDS encoding cysteine hydrolase family protein — MSAPRRALLVIDVQNEYFTGQLRIAHPPVSESLPNIVRAIDAAHVQGVPVVVFQHTLPAGAPVFADGSASWDLHPDVAARPRDHHLRKAQPSVFTGTDLAAWLAAHDIDTVTVVGYMTHNCNASSIYEAFHRGLRVEVLGDASGALPYANAAGQASAEEIHRVFSVVFHSNFAAVATTDAWIAALQAGQALPLDNILQSNQRACAAA, encoded by the coding sequence ATGTCTGCTCCCCGTCGTGCCCTGCTGGTCATCGATGTCCAGAACGAATACTTCACCGGCCAGCTGCGCATCGCCCATCCGCCGGTGTCCGAATCGTTGCCCAACATCGTCCGTGCGATCGATGCCGCCCACGTGCAAGGCGTACCGGTGGTCGTGTTCCAGCACACGCTGCCGGCTGGCGCGCCGGTGTTTGCCGATGGCAGCGCCAGCTGGGACCTGCATCCGGACGTGGCCGCACGCCCGCGCGATCACCACCTCCGCAAGGCGCAGCCCAGCGTGTTCACCGGCACCGACCTGGCGGCGTGGCTGGCCGCGCACGACATCGATACCGTCACCGTGGTCGGTTACATGACCCACAACTGCAACGCCTCCAGCATCTATGAAGCCTTCCATCGCGGCCTGCGCGTGGAAGTGCTGGGCGATGCCAGTGGCGCGCTGCCCTACGCCAACGCCGCCGGCCAGGCCAGCGCCGAGGAAATCCACCGGGTCTTCAGCGTGGTCTTCCACAGCAACTTCGCCGCGGTGGCCACGACCGACGCCTGGATCGCTGCGCTGCAGGCCGGGCAAGCCCTGCCGCTGGACAACATCCTGCAGTCCAACCAGCGCGCATGCGCCGCCGCATGA
- a CDS encoding helix-turn-helix domain-containing protein translates to MSPHRIAVVAFDRISPFHLSVPCLVFESRPEPDLLAFELRVCAAEPGPLRTDAGFSLQPAHGLEGLDGADTVIVPSWRHQDEPAPPELIVALRRAHAAGAQLVGLCLGTFVLADAGLLDGRPATTHWAALETFARRHPQVRLQPDVLYVDDGDVLTSAGTVAGIDCCLHLVRRLHGAEVANRIARRLVVAPHRQGGQTQYIEQPLPTDPGDERLGQVLEWALTRLDQRLDVDTLAARALMSRRTFTRRFRHATGASVGDWLAHQRLARAQRLLETTDRPLDRIAGEAGFGSATSLRQRFAATLGTSPSAYRRSFRG, encoded by the coding sequence ATGTCGCCGCATCGCATCGCCGTGGTCGCCTTCGACCGCATCAGCCCCTTCCACCTGTCCGTACCGTGCCTGGTGTTCGAATCGCGCCCGGAGCCGGACCTGCTCGCCTTCGAGCTGCGGGTCTGCGCGGCCGAGCCCGGCCCGCTGCGCACCGATGCCGGTTTCAGCCTGCAGCCTGCGCATGGATTGGAGGGCCTGGACGGCGCCGACACCGTGATCGTGCCGTCCTGGCGCCATCAGGACGAACCGGCCCCGCCGGAGCTGATCGTGGCACTGCGTCGCGCCCACGCAGCCGGTGCGCAGTTGGTGGGGCTGTGCCTGGGCACCTTCGTCCTGGCCGATGCCGGCCTGCTGGATGGCCGCCCGGCCACCACGCACTGGGCCGCGCTGGAGACCTTCGCCCGGCGCCATCCGCAGGTGCGGCTGCAGCCGGACGTGCTGTACGTGGACGATGGCGACGTGCTGACGTCCGCGGGCACCGTGGCCGGCATCGACTGCTGCCTGCACCTGGTGCGCCGCCTCCATGGCGCCGAGGTCGCCAACCGCATCGCCCGGCGGCTGGTGGTGGCGCCGCATCGCCAGGGCGGGCAGACCCAGTACATCGAACAACCACTGCCCACCGACCCGGGCGACGAACGCCTGGGCCAGGTGCTGGAATGGGCGCTGACCCGCCTGGACCAGCGCCTGGACGTGGACACGCTGGCCGCGCGCGCGCTGATGAGCCGACGCACCTTCACCCGGCGATTCAGGCACGCGACCGGCGCCAGCGTCGGCGACTGGCTGGCGCACCAACGGCTGGCGCGCGCGCAACGGCTGCTGGAAACCACTGACCGGCCACTGGACCGGATCGCCGGCGAAGCCGGGTTCGGCAGCGCCACCTCGCTGCGCCAGCGATTCGCCGCCACGCTGGGCACCTCACCCTCGGCCTACCGGCGGAGCTTTCGCGGTTGA
- a CDS encoding WGR domain-containing protein, translated as MRLFLQQHPTAGESARYLQLTLQPDLFGGWELLRESGQIGGRGQLRREQYLAQAEATAAFEKARDAHLKRGFQVMFVRGADAPR; from the coding sequence ATGCGCCTCTTCCTGCAACAGCATCCAACCGCGGGCGAATCCGCCCGATACCTGCAGCTGACCCTGCAGCCCGACCTGTTCGGCGGCTGGGAGCTGCTGCGCGAAAGCGGCCAGATCGGCGGCCGCGGCCAGCTGCGTCGCGAGCAGTACCTGGCCCAGGCCGAGGCCACCGCGGCGTTCGAGAAAGCCCGCGATGCGCACCTCAAGCGCGGCTTCCAGGTGATGTTCGTGCGCGGCGCCGACGCGCCGCGCTGA
- the hemE gene encoding uroporphyrinogen decarboxylase, which produces MTPLKNDRLLRALRRQPTDRTPVWLMRQAGRYLPEYRATRARAGSFLAMAKNPEIACEVTLQPLARFPLDAAILFSDILTIPDAMGLELYFVDGEGPKFKHTVRSAADASRLGVPDMETELRYVMDAVRVIRRELDGSVPLIGFSGSPWTLACYMVEGGGSKDFARIKAMALNDPATLHALLKVNTDAVIAYLSAQRAAGAQALQVFDTWGGVLSPAMYREFSLPYLQRIAAELERGHGEERTPLILFGKGNAVHLEALAATGTDAVGVDWLVELSDAARRTGGQVALQGNLDPAVLYGSPAAIDAQVKNALDSYASGNGGSRDGHVFNLGHGMSPDMNPDHVAALVEAVHRHSAR; this is translated from the coding sequence ATGACACCCCTCAAGAACGACCGCCTGCTGCGCGCGTTGCGCCGCCAGCCCACCGACCGCACGCCTGTCTGGCTGATGCGCCAGGCCGGGCGCTACCTGCCCGAGTACCGCGCCACGCGTGCCAGGGCCGGCAGCTTCCTGGCGATGGCCAAGAACCCGGAAATCGCCTGCGAGGTGACGCTGCAGCCGTTGGCGCGCTTCCCGCTGGACGCGGCGATCCTGTTCTCCGACATCCTCACCATCCCCGACGCGATGGGCCTGGAGCTGTACTTCGTCGATGGCGAAGGCCCCAAGTTCAAGCACACCGTGCGCAGCGCCGCCGACGCGTCCAGGCTGGGCGTGCCGGACATGGAAACCGAGCTGCGCTACGTGATGGACGCGGTGCGCGTGATCCGCCGCGAACTGGACGGCAGCGTGCCGCTGATCGGCTTTTCCGGCAGCCCGTGGACGCTGGCCTGCTACATGGTCGAAGGCGGCGGCAGCAAGGACTTCGCCCGGATCAAGGCGATGGCACTCAACGACCCGGCCACGCTGCACGCGCTGCTGAAGGTCAACACCGACGCGGTGATCGCCTACCTGTCAGCGCAGCGCGCGGCCGGTGCGCAGGCGCTGCAGGTGTTCGACACCTGGGGCGGCGTGTTGAGCCCGGCGATGTACCGCGAGTTCTCGCTGCCCTACCTGCAGCGCATCGCGGCCGAACTGGAACGTGGCCATGGCGAAGAACGCACGCCGCTGATCCTGTTCGGCAAGGGCAATGCCGTACACCTGGAAGCGCTGGCCGCCACCGGCACCGACGCGGTCGGCGTGGACTGGCTGGTGGAGCTGTCCGATGCCGCGCGCCGCACCGGCGGCCAGGTCGCACTGCAGGGCAACCTGGACCCAGCGGTGCTGTACGGCTCACCGGCTGCGATCGATGCGCAGGTCAAGAACGCGCTGGACAGCTACGCCAGCGGCAATGGCGGCAGCCGCGACGGCCATGTGTTCAACCTGGGCCACGGCATGTCGCCTGACATGAATCCGGATCACGTCGCCGCGCTGGTCGAAGCGGTGCATCGCCACAGCGCACGCTGA